One Rouxiella sp. S1S-2 genomic window, GCGCTTTGAATGGAACGTCATTGCCGAAAATTTCACGGAAGCCTCCATTCTTCACGGTGTCTTGATGACGCTGCAGCTGACGGCAATTTCCGTCATTCTCGGTTTTGCCGGTGGCACCGTACTGGCGTTGATGCGCCTGTCATCCAATCCGGTGCTGTCTGCGGTGAGCTGGGCCTACACGTGGTTCTTCCGCGGCGTGCCGATGCTGGTCCAGCTGTTCCTCTGGTATAACGTTGCCGCGCTGTACCCCAAAATAGCGATCTCGCTGCCGTTCGTTGGTGAGCTGTGGAGCGCCAACGCCAACTCGCTGATCAGTCCGTTTAGCGCGGCGGTGATTGCGCTGGTGATGCATCAATCGGCCTACGCGGCTGAGATTGTGCGCGCCGGTATTCAAAGCGTCGGTCAGGGGCAGTTGGAAGCGGCAAAAGCTCTGGGCTACCGTCCGGCGCAAATTTTCCGTCATACCGTGTTACCGCAGGCGATGCGCGCGATTATGCCACCTGCCGGGAATGAAGTGATCGGTCAGTTGAAAACGACCGCCGTAGTTTCAGTGATTGCGCTGCAGGACGTGCTCTATTCGGCGCAGATTATTTATCAGCGCACTTATGAAGTTATTCCGCTGCTTTTAGTGGCGACGCTGTGGTATCTGCTGATGACGTCAGTACTGTCGGTGGGCCAATACTACGTTGAGCGCTATTTCGGCCGTGGTACGGTGCGCAGTGAAAAACGCTCTTGGATCAAACGCAAAACGCCCGCTCTGGCGGTGAATAAAGAGAGGGCAAACAGCAATGGCTGAGGCTATCGAGTTACGCAATATTACCAAGCGTTTTTCAGGTAATACTATTTTAGACGGCATCAACCTTGATATCACTGCCGGTTCGGTCACGGTGATTTTAGGACCCTCAGGTTCGGGTAAATCGACGCTGCTGCGTTGTATTAACCATCTGGAGAAGCTTGACGGCGGCACTATTCGCATTGGTGGGCATCTGGTGGGATATCAGCAAAAAGGCCACGCGCTGCACGAGTTAAACAGCAAGCAGGTGGCGGCTCAGCGTGCACAAATTGGCATGGTGTTTCAGCAGTTCAATCTGTTCCCGCATCGTACTGTGCTGCAAAACATTATTGATGCACCGATGCGTGTCAAAAAGCAGAATCGTCAGCAGGCAACCTTAAAAGCCCGTTCGCTATTGCAGCAGGTTGGGTTGTCTACGCGTGAAAACGCCTGGCCCGCCGAGCTTTCTGGCGGTCAGCAGCAGCGCGTCGCCATTGCCCGTGCGCTGGCAATGGACCCAGAGGTTATGCTGTTTGATGAACCTACCTCAGCACTCGACCCTGAACTGGTAGGAGAAGTGTTGCAGGTGATTAAAAAACTGGCACACTCAGGCATTACCATGGTCATTGTCACCCATGAGGTCGGCTTTGCCCGTGAAGTGGCGGATAATATCGTCTTTATGGAAGAGGGCAAAATCGTGGCAGCCGGGCCGACTCAGTCGGTGCTCGACGACCAGGAAAACATCCGTGTACGCAACTTCTTATCAACGGTGCTATAGAGGTTAATTACCACTATCCGTGTCCGTTGTTGGCCCTCTTTCAGCCAGGACAAACAGTCTCAATGACCGTGAAATCAACCACTCACAGCTCCCATTGGGGAGCTTTTACCGCTGTTTTGCACGATGATAAACTGGTAGTAACACCTTTTGCT contains:
- a CDS encoding amino acid ABC transporter permease produces the protein MQKATPEPQNELRIIGKKYYGRWFSAFVVLLILLAVGNSVINNPRFEWNVIAENFTEASILHGVLMTLQLTAISVILGFAGGTVLALMRLSSNPVLSAVSWAYTWFFRGVPMLVQLFLWYNVAALYPKIAISLPFVGELWSANANSLISPFSAAVIALVMHQSAYAAEIVRAGIQSVGQGQLEAAKALGYRPAQIFRHTVLPQAMRAIMPPAGNEVIGQLKTTAVVSVIALQDVLYSAQIIYQRTYEVIPLLLVATLWYLLMTSVLSVGQYYVERYFGRGTVRSEKRSWIKRKTPALAVNKERANSNG
- a CDS encoding amino acid ABC transporter ATP-binding protein, whose amino-acid sequence is MAEAIELRNITKRFSGNTILDGINLDITAGSVTVILGPSGSGKSTLLRCINHLEKLDGGTIRIGGHLVGYQQKGHALHELNSKQVAAQRAQIGMVFQQFNLFPHRTVLQNIIDAPMRVKKQNRQQATLKARSLLQQVGLSTRENAWPAELSGGQQQRVAIARALAMDPEVMLFDEPTSALDPELVGEVLQVIKKLAHSGITMVIVTHEVGFAREVADNIVFMEEGKIVAAGPTQSVLDDQENIRVRNFLSTVL